ACGTCATCTTGGAGCTGCCGTATACATGGCTTCCCCATCGAAAGATGTTACAAACCGCATCTCCGTCCTCAATCGGAGAAATGTTTATTAAGAGACTAAACCTTTATAGCACTTCAGTCCCTCTAATGGGCCTGATCATTCCTGTTACGTGCAGGCCCTTACACTTTCAACTTTAGGGCTTATCTTTAAACTTCCCAGGCTTCTCTCTGCTAATCAGGTGCTATCTCAGGGTTGCAGATATGCACAGCCCGCCATCTTCTCATCTCAAGATATATACATCTATTATTTATATCTGGTACCGTTCTCACCTTTTCTGGGTAGTAGGGATCTAGCTGTAATGCCCTGCTTTAAGGATCTCATGCCTCTGGCTGGTCAAGATTTGTACAGCTCAAAAGCTTTGAGTTGCTTCAGCCATATAAGTGGAGGATCCAACATCAGGAGCTACTGCCACTCAGTCCCTTATAGCTAGGAATGGGAAGTTCCCTTCAGCACCAGTTGCATGTGAATCTTGTGATTCTggatggttttgtttgtttgtttttggagcCTGGTTTTTAAAGATGTGGTGTTTGTCCAATTTCTTAGAATGACACATCTACAAATGGGTATACAATGTTAAGGTTTGACATTAAAGGGGAGTGGGCCTGTGTTTCCTTGAAACTTCTGTTTAGCTTTAAAAGTCTGGAAACCTCTGCTTGCTAACTGCAAACACACCATGGAAGTTCAGAAAACTCCCACTATATAGTTGCAAAGGCAGCAGAATCACTTGTTTGATTACAATGGATTGTTTTAATGCACTATTGTCCAGCTGATGATATGAAATAATTCTCCCCCACTTGCCTTAAAGAGAGGAATGCTGATCGATGTATGTTTCAGGTGTTGGAGGACCCTGATGAACTAGCAGTACTGGAGGAAATCCAACAAGAGTTGATCTCACAAGGTACCTTTTCCAAAAACATATTCTTGATACTGACACATACAAATACCTTCCGTGAGCCATTTTTAACCTTCCTGAAATCCTAGTCATCCATTTATTTGAAGCTGGACTTTCTTCTTGGCTCAGAAATCATGTGCTTTCCAAAGGactcttcttaaaaaaaatccatgatctcagatgctttgagatcctggaaGGTGGTTGGATGTGATTGGTAGCATTGCTTTGTTACAACCCCAAGAGTTGGGAGTTAAATCATGGGATGTGTGAGAGGCCAATGAAGAACATGAGCTTGGACTGTTCGCAAGAGCTTTAGTTCCCTTCTGAAGGGTTAGAAGATTCATTGCTGGATAagtacaaatgttaaaaaaatgtcCCAGTATTTCCATTAACCTTCATGTTTTCTAGTCTTATCTTTAATACAGAACAAGTGTTCTGAAAGCTGATAACacataaaatatttgattttattttttttgcctgtCTCACCCTAATTTGACTTTCCCGTGAGCAGTCAATGACCAAATGACTGTCATAAGGGCACACAACAAATCTCCTTATGTATTATCTGAAATGAGTAGTCTGAGCACAGAGCTGAGATACGGGAGTTTCAGGCTCTGACACTCTTTGGACAAATTACAATTTGTTTCCCTATGTATAAAATAGGAAGATGTGAGGTGCAACTGATCAAtgcttgtaaagcattttgagatctttggatggaagGTGTAATAGGCAGAGTTAGATCAGGATCATCTAAAGGCTTTTAGTGTGCATCGTGAGTAAAGATTTCAGTCAGAATCTCCTAATGCTTTTGCAGCTGATCCAAAGAAAGACACGTTAGAAACAGTGACTAACCCAGACTTCTTCCTGCACAGCCATAGCAATTTCATCTTGACATTTATTTGTCTTAGGTCCGTAGCCAGTGACAActggtttttgttcttttttaatagaACTGTTGACAATAGAAGAATATGAACGGAGTCTGCAGTTCGACCAAGAGTGCCTCAATGCCATGCTTGACAGCGTGGACGCAGGCAACAAGATTATCTGTCCAGTGTGTAAAAGGTGAGGTGTTCCTGCCATCAAATGCTATACGTTAACTACCTCACCAGCCAGTAGACCTGAATTCACCCAAGTATGTGATGTTGTCAAAGCTTAAACATCTTTTTTATGCATGTTGTCTAACAATTGGTGATTGGCTGATGAAGTCTGGCTTCATTCATTCTTGCTGTAATAAGCGATATATGGAGCTCTTCACTTATCACTGGAATGCAGCTGTGGAATTCATTAGGCCTTTAGCAGCAATATGCCATAAGAAGTTAAGACCAAACCTCAGCTTTATGCCTGTCTTCCATACCATTCATTGCATGAAGCGTACTGTAGAGTAAGCTGATGATCAAAATACCCATAAGAAGGATAGGGCATTCTGCAGTGAGTTGATAGTCATTCTCTCTGGCTGCAGATGCAGTTTGGCCTCTTGCATGCGAGGGGGGGAAGCAAACCTCTTTCTCTAGTAAGGATTTGATGGTTACAGTTACTCAGAAGGCACAGATCCTGTGTGTGAGAAATGCTTCTAAAATCTAACTTCAGTCTTGCTGGAATTCAGTATTTTCTCTTTTCTAGTTGTCTGTCAAGGCTCTCACATTGTGTTCTATTTCTAGGAATAACCTGACTGTGATGAGTTATTTGGTTTCATGCCCATGTGGATTACACATCAGCACACAGGTAAACTATCACTTAAGTGTTGTAGCACCTGAGAATTCTGGGCAAAgttgcctctctgttttgaatGATGCTGACATGGTGTGTTCATGTTTTTGTGCCCTCTGTCTTGGTCCTCTTTTGCACCCATACAAGTTTGATGGGAAAGTGGCTGCGCAgaactgtggttctcaaactgtggtctgtagAGCCCATTCCAGAAGTCCACTGAATGGAATGACTGGAGAACCAagcagcaggggcctgggagaAAATATGGGCCTATACATTCTCTCCCCTACTAAGCATCatatagagaaaaaaaaagctgaagaaaCCCAGTGTAGTAGCTTGCATCTGAAGTGAATAGTCCAGCATGTGGAGTCAGAAATGCTAGTTCTTAGAGTTGAGTAAATTTGCTTCAAAGCAACTCCTAAGAAAATCCTCTTAAAAGCACAAGATGACTTTCTTAATCTATTTCTGTCTCAGGGTATGACAGAACAGCAGCTCTGGTCACTTCTAGAAGACAGTGTAACAGAACATGGTAATCAGTGTCTTCACAATCCTGAGTTCTCCATCACTAGTGGAATGGAGGGAGAAGCCAATCTTCTCATGAGCTGTCCGGTGAGTCTAAA
The genomic region above belongs to Chelonoidis abingdonii isolate Lonesome George chromosome 20, CheloAbing_2.0, whole genome shotgun sequence and contains:
- the RPAIN gene encoding RPA-interacting protein — translated: MEALRQRRRALYKGAAAPPWKETYRRRCVERLKNSRAKLLDRYRQVGENLHCNARAAFLVQEVMEEEWQALQSVNVSLPSIRRKEALSQVLEDPDELAVLEEIQQELISQELLTIEEYERSLQFDQECLNAMLDSVDAGNKIICPVCKRNNLTVMSYLVSCPCGLHISTQGMTEQQLWSLLEDSVTEHGNQCLHNPEFSITSGMEGEANLLMSCPVCDSWTVVI